From a single Alkalinema sp. FACHB-956 genomic region:
- the lhgO gene encoding L-2-hydroxyglutarate oxidase, which produces MYDYAIVGGGIVGLSTAMALGQRYPQAKILLLEKEAEWAHHQTGNNSGVIHSGIYYKPGSFKAKFCRDGSRSMVQFCQAHGLPHEVCGKVIVATEPAELPLLENLYQRGLQNGLPVRKITAEEVKDYEPHVACLAGIHVASTGIADYKAVCRKYAELAQQQGADLRCNTHVDRITSNPFGIVLETSADTFEARFLINCAGLQSDRIAQQTGATVPAKIVPFRGEYYELVPEKRHLVKGLIYPVPNPSFPFLGVHFTRMIDGTVHAGPNAVLSLKREGYHKTDFDWRDAWDTLTYGGFWKLAAKHADQGAQEVLRSLFKSLFVSSLQRLIPEVQSADLIPTHAGVRAQALQPDGKLVEDFLLIPDGAALHVCNAPSPAATSSLEIGQAIVAQISAPACTQIPR; this is translated from the coding sequence ATGTACGACTATGCGATCGTGGGTGGTGGTATTGTGGGTCTTTCCACAGCGATGGCCTTAGGGCAACGCTATCCCCAGGCCAAGATTCTACTGCTGGAAAAAGAAGCGGAATGGGCGCACCACCAAACGGGAAATAACAGTGGTGTAATCCATTCAGGGATTTACTACAAACCCGGTAGCTTTAAAGCGAAATTCTGCCGGGATGGGAGTCGATCGATGGTGCAGTTTTGCCAAGCGCACGGCCTGCCCCACGAAGTCTGTGGCAAGGTGATTGTGGCAACGGAACCGGCAGAGTTGCCGCTGTTGGAAAATCTCTATCAACGGGGCTTGCAAAACGGCTTACCCGTGCGAAAAATTACCGCCGAAGAAGTGAAGGACTATGAACCCCATGTGGCTTGTTTAGCGGGGATTCACGTTGCTTCTACGGGCATTGCCGATTACAAAGCCGTTTGCCGGAAATATGCGGAATTAGCCCAGCAGCAAGGGGCCGATTTACGCTGTAATACCCATGTCGATCGCATTACGTCCAACCCCTTCGGCATCGTCCTGGAAACCTCGGCAGATACGTTTGAAGCGCGATTTTTAATCAACTGTGCCGGGTTACAGAGCGATCGCATTGCCCAGCAAACCGGAGCCACTGTCCCAGCCAAAATTGTGCCCTTCCGAGGGGAATATTATGAATTGGTGCCGGAAAAACGCCATCTTGTCAAAGGCTTGATTTACCCCGTGCCCAATCCCAGTTTTCCCTTTTTGGGCGTACATTTTACCCGCATGATTGACGGTACCGTGCACGCAGGCCCCAACGCAGTGCTCAGCCTCAAGCGCGAGGGCTATCACAAAACTGATTTTGACTGGCGGGATGCTTGGGATACCCTGACCTATGGTGGATTTTGGAAACTGGCGGCCAAACATGCCGATCAGGGAGCCCAGGAAGTGCTGAGATCGCTGTTCAAATCGCTCTTTGTCAGCAGTTTACAACGGCTGATTCCAGAGGTGCAATCGGCGGATTTAATTCCCACCCATGCGGGGGTGCGGGCCCAAGCCCTCCAACCCGATGGCAAACTGGTGGAGGATTTTCTGTTAATCCCGGATGGGGCGGCGTTGCATGTTTGTAATGCCCCTTCCCCTGCGGCCACGTCTTCCTTGGAAATCGGACAGGCGATCGTGGCGCAAATTTCAGCTCCAGCTTGCACCCAAATTCCTCGCTAG
- a CDS encoding SLBB domain-containing protein — MVVRFHPSSNLSMKLFRVGRLKTCVLGTSLLATLVGLLPPSAFAQTAIPRRSTQFPPNAVAPVINRPPIDEDYILGPGDRVRIDVQKAPQYSLETQVLVDGTISLLQFGSLPVRNLSLTEATARATEKYRKVLRYPVVTITLVTPRPVKVTVAGEVSRRGAYDVTLNPVSDTGNTVGSANLPTLTRALKLAGGITQSADLNRVEIRRAQRGGSAQVYTVNLWDFVRNGDTSQDAVLRDGDSIFVPTAANLDLNESYQLATTSFSAEKIQPLNITVVGEVYRPGTHTVESSVRVPTAGIPGEARDSFNQARIFPTLTRAIQTAGGIKPMANLRNIEVRRITQQGTQQVFKIDLWALLQAGDQTQDLILQDRDTIVIPQATNLTNAEIASASAASFSPDRIRVAVMGEVGTPGVIEVPPNTPLNKAILTAGGFNSRAVRNKVDFVRLNPDGTAVKREVKVDLAAGYDEANNPPLRNEDVIIVKRSGLSVFGEAGQVFGPLGGIVSVFRAIFGGP, encoded by the coding sequence ATGGTTGTCCGATTCCATCCTAGTTCTAACCTCAGCATGAAGCTGTTCCGCGTTGGCCGATTGAAGACCTGTGTGCTCGGGACTAGTCTGCTAGCAACTCTGGTTGGCCTGCTGCCCCCCAGTGCCTTCGCCCAAACTGCAATCCCCCGAAGATCGACCCAATTTCCCCCGAATGCAGTGGCTCCAGTCATCAACCGGCCTCCGATCGATGAGGACTATATCCTCGGCCCGGGCGATCGCGTCAGAATTGACGTCCAGAAAGCGCCGCAATATTCCCTGGAAACCCAGGTATTGGTAGATGGCACTATTAGCTTGTTGCAATTTGGCTCCTTGCCCGTGCGCAACCTTTCCCTCACAGAAGCTACTGCCCGCGCCACTGAAAAATATCGCAAGGTGTTACGCTATCCCGTAGTAACCATTACACTAGTCACCCCACGCCCCGTCAAAGTCACTGTTGCAGGAGAAGTCAGCCGTCGGGGGGCCTACGATGTCACACTCAACCCCGTTAGTGATACGGGCAACACCGTTGGCTCCGCAAACCTCCCCACCCTCACTCGAGCCCTCAAGCTTGCCGGGGGCATTACTCAATCTGCAGACTTAAACCGCGTCGAAATTCGTCGAGCTCAGCGGGGTGGATCGGCTCAAGTTTACACCGTTAATTTGTGGGACTTTGTCCGCAATGGCGATACCAGCCAAGATGCTGTGCTACGAGATGGGGACTCCATTTTTGTTCCCACGGCAGCCAACTTGGACTTGAACGAGTCGTACCAACTAGCCACAACCAGCTTTTCCGCAGAAAAAATTCAACCGCTTAACATTACAGTAGTCGGCGAGGTCTATCGGCCCGGTACCCATACAGTCGAAAGTAGCGTTCGGGTTCCTACTGCAGGTATTCCGGGGGAAGCAAGAGATTCTTTTAACCAAGCACGTATTTTCCCAACGCTTACCCGTGCCATTCAAACCGCTGGCGGGATCAAGCCTATGGCCAATCTGCGGAATATTGAAGTCCGACGAATCACTCAACAGGGGACTCAGCAGGTATTTAAGATTGATCTGTGGGCATTACTGCAAGCCGGTGATCAAACCCAAGATTTGATTTTGCAAGATCGCGATACTATTGTTATACCCCAGGCAACTAATTTAACGAATGCCGAAATTGCATCTGCATCTGCTGCTAGTTTTTCGCCCGATCGCATTCGTGTTGCCGTCATGGGTGAGGTGGGGACACCGGGTGTCATCGAAGTGCCTCCTAATACACCCTTGAATAAAGCTATTTTGACCGCAGGAGGCTTTAATAGCCGAGCCGTGCGCAATAAAGTTGATTTTGTCCGGCTCAATCCGGATGGTACCGCTGTGAAACGGGAGGTTAAGGTCGATTTAGCCGCAGGCTATGATGAAGCCAACAATCCACCACTTCGCAATGAAGATGTCATTATTGTGAAGCGCTCAGGGCTTTCCGTTTTTGGAGAAGCGGGTCAAGTCTTTGGGCCACTTGGTGGAATCGTGAGTGTGTTTCGAGCCATCTTTGGTGGGCCTTAA